The Synergistaceae bacterium sequence GTCGGCCTTCTTGAAGACGCTGGTTTCCTCCTCGGTGTAGAGTCCGTATCCCCGCACCTCCTTGACGAAAAGGCCTTTTAGGAAGACTATTTCATCGGGGTTTTGCCCGGCGGCGGACTCGCCCGCTTGGGCGGCGGCCGTGCAGACGAGGACGGCGGCGAGGATTATGAGAATATGTTTGATAAACGGCGTGCTTCCCGTGGAAGCGCAGCCCCTCCGAGTTGAAAGGAACGGCGATAGTGTCACAGTATGCAGCCCCCTTGAAAAAGAAGTTTTGATCTCCAAGGCATTATATAGGCTTTTTCATCCTCGGGCTAGGGAATTTTACGGTTTTCCGGGAGAAAAGACCTTTTTGTTGAGCCGAAATACCCGTTTCATCAAATGCAAAGGTCACGATATTGCAGGGACCTCACGACAGGCGAGGAGAGTGCGCATGAAGATAGGCTATTCGGAAGAACTGCTTTTTCTTGAAGACGAGACCGATTGTATCGGCTCGGACGGACGCATCCGCGGATTCTTCGACGGGGCGTCGCGAGGAAACCCGGGCGACGCCGGTGCGGGGGCTCTGCTGGTCGATGCGTTGGGCGAGGTGATCTGGAGCTGCGCCAGGCCGCTGGGGAGGAGGACGAACAACGAGGCGGAGTACGATGCCCTGATCATCCTGCTGGAGGAGATCCGCGAGCGGGGGCTGAGGTCGGTCGCTATAAGCGGGGACAGCAGCCTGGTTGTCAAGCAGGTCACAGGCGCGTGGAAGATAAAAGAACCTCGCCTCAGGCCGCTTGCCGAGCGGGCGCTGGAACTGCTGACGGAGACAGAAAGCTCCCTGTCGTGGGTCCCGAGGGAGGAGAACAGGGAGGCTGACAGACTCTCCAACCAGGCCATCGATGGAGAGAAGCGAAGTCGAGCGACCGACGCTTCTCCTTTTCCGGCAGAGAGGTTGGAGCATGTAGCCGGAGGAATTTACATAGCCCACGGAAGCGAGGACTACGCTGTGGATCTCGTCCACGGGGCCTGTACCTGTCCGTCGTTTCAGCACAGGAGATGCTGCAAGCATCTGGACGCCGCCAGGAGGCTTGCCGAGGGTTAAAACCGGTCCTTCAGCAGCGGGGTGAGCCTCGGCAGGGCCGAGGCGAGCGCACGGGTGTAGGAATGTCGCGGCGAGTCGAGAAATCCCGCCGTGGAACCCTCCTCTACGAGGACTCCCTTGTGCAGTACAATCCCCCTGGCGGCGGCCCTTCGCGCCAGGAAGAGATCGTGCGTTACGAAGATCATGGACATGCCCGCCCTCTGCCTCTCGCCGAGTATCTCCAGGATCTCACCCCTGGTCGACGCGTCCTGCATGCTGGTGGGCTCGTCGCACAGAAGAAGCTCCGGCTCCAGGACGAGCGCCCTCGCCAGTGCGACCCTCTGGCGCTGCCCTCCGGAGAGGGACAGGCGCACCTTAGACGACATCAGCTCGGTTCCGAGGCCGAGCTCCTCCAGGAGCGACCTGGCGCGTCTCTCGCCCTCCCGCCTCTCTCCCCGGCCCTTTACGATGAGCCACG is a genomic window containing:
- a CDS encoding ribonuclease HI family protein, producing MKIGYSEELLFLEDETDCIGSDGRIRGFFDGASRGNPGDAGAGALLVDALGEVIWSCARPLGRRTNNEAEYDALIILLEEIRERGLRSVAISGDSSLVVKQVTGAWKIKEPRLRPLAERALELLTETESSLSWVPREENREADRLSNQAIDGEKRSRATDASPFPAERLEHVAGGIYIAHGSEDYAVDLVHGACTCPSFQHRRCCKHLDAARRLAEG
- a CDS encoding ABC transporter ATP-binding protein, which produces MILEVDGLVVDFLRPGGRGRVRALDGASFKLERGESLSVIGESGSGKTTLLRCISAHVEPDSGSVSLFGVDLRSAHGERLTGLRQRCSVVPQDPYGALPPSLTVLEAVMEPWLIVKGRGERREGERRARSLLEELGLGTELMSSKVRLSLSGGQRQRVALARALVLEPELLLCDEPTSMQDASTRGEILEILGERQRAGMSMIFVTHDLFLARRAAARGIVLHKGVLVEEGSTAGFLDSPRHSYTRALASALPRLTPLLKDRF